A single genomic interval of Sinorhizobium garamanticum harbors:
- a CDS encoding J domain-containing protein, translated as MIDPYVLLGIERDADARAIRTAYRKAVKTAHPDRGGDAEQFGKLQAAYDLLKDPVRRKVYDDTGYDPQLADPKDLKGLMMLEALVNDFILDEREPGSFDPVAAMRRKLSDDIVKNRFHILELERHRSRVRKHLDRLGRRPETDVLGSMLRARSQSIADAIKNAEAQIEAIEQAYTMLEGYSYELEALEVKARAAE; from the coding sequence GTGATCGATCCCTATGTCCTCCTTGGAATTGAGCGCGACGCCGACGCGCGAGCGATCCGGACCGCCTATCGAAAGGCGGTCAAGACGGCGCATCCCGACCGCGGCGGCGATGCCGAACAGTTCGGCAAGCTGCAGGCGGCCTATGACCTGCTCAAGGATCCGGTGCGCCGCAAGGTCTATGACGACACCGGCTACGATCCGCAGCTCGCCGATCCGAAGGACCTCAAGGGCCTGATGATGCTCGAAGCGCTGGTCAACGATTTTATCCTCGACGAGCGTGAGCCCGGCAGCTTCGATCCGGTCGCCGCCATGCGCCGCAAACTCTCCGACGACATCGTCAAGAACCGCTTCCACATCCTCGAACTCGAGCGCCACCGCTCCCGCGTCCGCAAACACCTCGACCGCCTCGGCCGCCGGCCGGAGACCGACGTGCTTGGCTCGATGCTCCGCGCCCGCAGCCAGTCGATCGCCGATGCAATCAAGAACGCCGAAGCGCAGATCGAGGCGATCGAGCAGGCATATACGATGCTGGAGGGGTATTCGTATGAGCTGGAGGCGTTGGAGGTGAAGGCGAGGGCGGCGGAGTAG